ATGGAGAATAATTCAATGGATAGTTTTGGAAgataaaaagagttctggagattggttgtaCAATAACATGAATATACTTAACGATCTgtgtattttacaattaaaaacaattttttaaacagcCACATTACCTTTATATTCCAAATTCACTTTGCACTCTGAAAGATACCAGCCTTCTTCATCTCCTCAAAATCTTTCATAGAATCATAATTTCTGTAGAAATCTGCATATGCCTTCTTTCTTGGTTCAGCCACAGCAAACTAAAAAATAACACATCCCATTAGAGCTTATTTTTTAACCATTAGAAATAATATCCAAAAACAACATAAATCATAGTATTTATGTTCACCTTTAACTTGGAACTCTGTATTTCCTAAGACAAAGGTTGGAGGCACTGACACAGATGCAAGGGAAGATAAAGCAGCCTCTTGGAAACTACTCAGCAAGAAGAGCCTTCCTTGCCTGGGGACAGATTATTCCTTTTGCTGGGTGTGGGTGTGCAGAATGATAAAAGCCAAAGGAAGATACCTAGAAAGCTAAAAGGTTTTAGCAAAGGACAGACAGCCTTCCCTCCAGCAAAACCTAAATATTCCACAGCTGAGAcatgctaaaattaaaatattctggcTCAATTTGAAGTATATTAACTTCAAAGGAGTGAGATCAATTCAGTACCCAACTGCCTCTGAAAGACACAGGGAGTTTTCTATCTGGCAAGAACAGTTCTGGGTGATTTACACCTCAACATCATTTAAGCCCTTAGAATACACATTGACCTGTTTTGCACACCAGGAAAGGGGACTCAGAATTTAACTGACCTGATTAAGGTCTAGGAAGAAGCACTAGGTGGTAGGTGGTtcaaccaggattcaaacccaggtctatCATTTGGCAAAGGTTGTATTTTCCACAAAACACTACCTGATAGATTTCAGTGTACAGGTTATAATCCAAAATCAAATTCCATCCTGCATATTAAACCAGTAAAAAATTCTTCATGTGCCCATCTACCTCCATTAGGTTAATGCAAAAATACAAGAATGACACCTGGTATTTATACAGTAAGAGACTTTACTTGACCAGTTTTACTACCTCACCTCCTATCTAAATT
This portion of the Canis aureus isolate CA01 chromosome 14, VMU_Caureus_v.1.0, whole genome shotgun sequence genome encodes:
- the COX6C gene encoding cytochrome c oxidase subunit 6C; this translates as MTSSALTKPQMRGLLAKRLRFHIVGAFAVSLGVAAFYKFAVAEPRKKAYADFYRNYDSMKDFEEMKKAGIFQSAK